A portion of the Coraliomargarita parva genome contains these proteins:
- a CDS encoding GntR family transcriptional regulator, with translation MTIESNTTDIPLHQQIQETILNWIAEGRYLDGDQLPSAREISENTGIKEQTVRRAIKRLIDDGTLRGAQGKGVFVSSSTQKHQRIALVLPNLEDELTRVIARGAQSILDKHGLQTLILDAGRNAAKEDINIENLSTLPIDGAIIFPITFGNIAEHIVRLKDNNIPFILIDKYLHGISCDCILADDYGGSYALTERLTKQGYRRFAWLSGEETSSTVEDRLDGFRWALGDQGIAIARKQVRRLNLRTPTEATEDRVGEEIDNLLSLPPESRPEVIVCANDLLAIEAKVALNKRGLRVPQDISLTGFDDLQTAQKEELTSVHKPILEMGSKAAEILLSKLTLRNSPPEKIVLPCHPIFRESTADKT, from the coding sequence GTGACTATAGAATCAAATACGACCGACATCCCGCTCCACCAGCAGATCCAAGAAACAATACTCAATTGGATAGCCGAAGGGCGCTATCTAGATGGAGATCAATTACCGTCAGCACGAGAGATCTCGGAAAACACTGGCATCAAAGAGCAGACCGTCCGCCGCGCGATCAAGCGCCTCATCGACGACGGAACCCTCAGGGGAGCACAAGGCAAAGGCGTCTTTGTCAGTTCCTCGACACAGAAGCACCAGCGAATCGCCCTGGTCCTCCCCAATCTAGAAGATGAGCTAACAAGAGTTATTGCACGTGGCGCACAGAGCATCTTGGATAAGCATGGCCTACAAACTCTAATCCTTGATGCGGGACGTAACGCAGCCAAAGAAGACATCAACATTGAGAACCTCAGCACATTACCAATCGACGGTGCCATCATCTTCCCGATCACCTTCGGCAACATAGCCGAGCACATTGTTCGCCTGAAGGATAACAATATACCTTTTATTCTGATCGACAAATACCTTCATGGCATATCGTGCGACTGCATCCTAGCCGACGACTACGGCGGCTCTTACGCACTCACCGAACGCCTCACCAAACAGGGCTATCGCCGTTTTGCCTGGCTTAGCGGTGAGGAAACCTCATCCACAGTGGAAGATCGTCTCGATGGTTTTCGCTGGGCACTCGGCGATCAAGGAATTGCCATAGCTCGGAAACAGGTCCGACGGCTCAACCTGAGGACGCCAACCGAAGCGACAGAAGATCGTGTAGGTGAGGAAATCGACAATCTACTATCACTTCCGCCAGAGAGCCGCCCCGAGGTCATAGTCTGCGCCAATGACCTCCTGGCCATCGAAGCTAAAGTCGCACTAAACAAGAGAGGCCTCAGAGTCCCCCAAGACATTTCCCTCACAGGATTCGACGATCTTCAAACCGCACAAAAGGAAGAGCTAACCAGCGTGCACAAACCCATTCTTGAGATGGGCTCCAAAGCAGCTGAAATTCTTTTAAGCAAGTTAACGCTACGCAATTCTCCTCCAGAGAAAATTGTGCTCCCCTGCCATCCTATTTTCCGCGAGAGCACGGCGGACAAGACCTAA
- the meaB gene encoding methylmalonyl Co-A mutase-associated GTPase MeaB produces the protein MRNPPDIDSLVEGVLASDRARLARAITLVESRAPKHAPYAQELMQRILPHAGGAMRVGLTGVPGAGKSTFIEAMGMYLCKQDKKVAVLAVDPSSSVTGGSILGDKTRMEDLSREPNAFIRPSPSGNSLGGVAARTREALLLCEAAGYDVILVETVGVGQSETAVRTMTDFFLLLQIAGAGDELQGIKKGVIELADAIVVNKADGDNVIRARQARVEYERVFHFLHPFTPGWKPKALTCSALEHEGVDQVWDLIMRFRREMKASGIFDERRCEQNVDWFQSLLQQAVMQRFTTENKALIEKMESAVGLGKMPVSVALSDLLG, from the coding sequence ATGCGTAATCCTCCGGATATCGATTCCCTCGTCGAAGGTGTGCTGGCTTCCGACCGCGCGCGGCTGGCCCGCGCCATTACTTTGGTCGAGAGTCGTGCGCCGAAACATGCACCCTATGCCCAGGAGCTGATGCAGCGTATCCTCCCGCATGCGGGGGGCGCTATGCGGGTCGGATTGACCGGTGTGCCGGGTGCGGGAAAGAGCACCTTTATCGAGGCGATGGGGATGTACCTTTGCAAACAGGACAAAAAGGTGGCCGTTCTGGCGGTTGATCCGAGCAGTTCGGTGACCGGTGGCAGTATTCTAGGCGATAAAACCCGAATGGAAGACCTGTCCCGGGAGCCCAATGCCTTTATTCGTCCCTCTCCATCCGGCAATAGCCTCGGAGGCGTGGCGGCCCGGACCCGTGAAGCCCTGCTGCTCTGTGAAGCGGCGGGTTATGACGTGATTCTGGTGGAAACCGTCGGGGTGGGGCAGAGCGAGACCGCCGTGCGCACCATGACGGATTTTTTCCTGCTTCTGCAGATCGCCGGTGCCGGTGATGAGCTGCAGGGGATCAAGAAAGGGGTGATTGAGCTGGCCGATGCCATCGTGGTGAACAAAGCCGACGGCGATAATGTCATCCGTGCCCGGCAGGCACGTGTCGAATACGAGCGTGTGTTCCACTTTCTGCATCCCTTTACACCGGGGTGGAAGCCGAAGGCCTTGACTTGTTCCGCGCTGGAGCATGAAGGAGTCGACCAAGTCTGGGATTTGATCATGCGCTTCCGTCGCGAGATGAAAGCCAGCGGGATCTTTGATGAGCGCCGCTGCGAGCAGAATGTCGACTGGTTCCAGTCCCTGCTGCAGCAAGCGGTCATGCAGCGCTTCACAACCGAAAACAAAGCGCTCATCGAAAAGATGGAGTCAGCCGTCGGTCTGGGCAAAATGCCGGTCTCGGTCGCCTTGAGCGACTTGCTGGGTTAG